In a single window of the Ruminococcus albus 7 = DSM 20455 genome:
- a CDS encoding O-acetylhomoserine aminocarboxypropyltransferase/cysteine synthase family protein, with protein sequence MSELAFDTKKIRAGYEPGDNQQAVSPPIYQTAAYDFRDTEHAQNLFTYKEAGYLYTRVGNPTVTYFAERVKALDGAKNVVAVGSGMAAISYTLLNLAAKGGTILASPYVYGGTIDAFDRLFPELGVKIKITDAVLDPAKLEAEITDDVKGIYVESISNPNAYLLDIDAISEVAHKHGVPVVVDNTLATPYLYRPLEHGADIVVYSATKSLTGHGNLIAGLILDNGNMSYYTPEKYPQFYEKIVMLKGKSPADIFADNFFIFRLTLVYLNLLGAALSPQDAYLGIIGLETLSERVAKQTRNAEKIVAYLENSPAVEWVRHPSAKNYKFKALADKHLTNGGGGVLSFGIKATPEQEATFLNNIKLFHYHVNLGDARSLIVDSPNTTHSELNEEEFKLADIPANLIRISSGLEDADDLIADLEQAFKAAGII encoded by the coding sequence ATGAGCGAACTCGCATTCGACACCAAAAAAATAAGAGCAGGCTATGAGCCCGGAGATAATCAGCAGGCAGTATCGCCTCCCATATACCAGACAGCGGCATACGACTTCAGAGATACCGAGCACGCACAGAACCTTTTCACCTACAAGGAGGCAGGCTACCTTTATACCAGAGTAGGCAATCCCACTGTAACTTACTTTGCAGAGAGAGTAAAAGCTCTCGACGGTGCAAAGAACGTTGTTGCAGTAGGCTCCGGAATGGCTGCTATATCTTATACTCTGCTTAACCTGGCTGCAAAGGGCGGTACGATACTTGCATCGCCTTACGTATACGGCGGCACCATTGATGCTTTTGACAGACTCTTCCCTGAACTGGGTGTTAAGATCAAGATAACCGATGCAGTGCTTGACCCTGCAAAGCTGGAGGCTGAGATCACTGACGATGTAAAGGGTATATATGTTGAATCCATCAGCAACCCTAACGCTTATCTGCTGGATATAGATGCTATATCCGAGGTGGCACACAAACACGGTGTTCCCGTGGTGGTAGATAACACCCTTGCGACACCTTACCTTTACAGACCTCTTGAACACGGTGCTGATATCGTAGTATATTCAGCTACAAAATCTCTTACGGGTCACGGCAACCTCATCGCAGGACTTATCCTCGATAACGGCAATATGAGCTATTATACCCCCGAGAAATATCCTCAGTTCTATGAAAAGATAGTAATGCTAAAGGGCAAGTCGCCTGCTGATATATTCGCAGACAACTTCTTCATATTCAGACTTACTCTTGTATACCTTAATCTCCTTGGCGCAGCACTTTCGCCTCAGGATGCATATCTGGGTATCATAGGTCTTGAAACACTTTCGGAGAGAGTTGCAAAGCAGACAAGGAATGCTGAGAAGATAGTTGCGTATCTCGAAAACAGTCCTGCTGTTGAATGGGTACGTCATCCCAGTGCAAAGAATTACAAGTTCAAGGCACTGGCAGATAAGCATCTCACTAACGGCGGCGGAGGAGTGCTCAGCTTCGGCATAAAGGCAACACCCGAGCAGGAAGCGACATTCCTTAATAATATAAAGCTGTTCCACTATCATGTAAATCTCGGTGATGCCCGTTCACTGATAGTTGATTCTCCGAATACCACTCACTCTGAGCTGAATGAGGAAGAATTCAAGCTGGCTGATATCCCTGCTAACCTCATAAGGATATCATCGGGACTTGAAGATGCCGATGATCTTATCGCAGATCTCGAGCAGGCTTTCAAGGCAGCAGGCATCATCTGA
- a CDS encoding type II toxin-antitoxin system PemK/MazF family toxin — translation MTVHRGDIYYADLSPVVGSEQGGLRPVLIVQNDIGNRHSPTVIAAAITSRQDKARLPTHITVGTGCGLSRDSVVLLEQIRTLDKRRLREKMGQLDKGAMSAVDSALSVSFGLN, via the coding sequence ATGACTGTTCACAGAGGGGATATCTATTATGCTGATCTCAGTCCTGTCGTCGGGTCGGAGCAGGGTGGGTTAAGACCTGTACTTATCGTGCAGAACGACATCGGGAACCGCCATTCGCCAACGGTTATAGCTGCGGCGATAACCAGCAGGCAGGACAAGGCGCGTCTGCCGACACATATAACTGTCGGGACAGGCTGCGGACTTTCAAGAGATTCGGTGGTGTTGCTTGAGCAGATACGCACCCTCGATAAGCGTCGGCTGAGGGAGAAAATGGGACAGCTGGATAAGGGGGCGATGTCGGCAGTGGATTCGGCGCTGTCGGTCAGCTTCGGGCTGAACTGA
- a CDS encoding Gfo/Idh/MocA family protein, translating into MTRWGIIGTGKIARTFAQALKEQGSSVTAAVASRSVESAQSFADEFGFEKAYGSYEELAHDESIDIVYIATPMHRHYDDTMLCLENGRNVLCEKSIALNTKQAEAMFAKAEEKGLFLMEAMWMKMRPAYLKVRQWIKEGRIGDIRYIKADFNNFIPFDKNDRLFKPECGDGALLDLGVYPITFAVSLMGEPSSIETHAHISGGIDLSNSVTLLYPDGAYASTTSGFEIQNRNNAVIVGDKGSIIMGDWFFCSPECTLYDAESRQIEDRLFPPEINGYEYEIREAEKCLAEGLKTSKAVPPEDTLSIMRIMDECRSKWGLKFPQEV; encoded by the coding sequence ATGACACGCTGGGGTATCATTGGTACAGGTAAGATAGCACGAACTTTTGCACAGGCACTCAAAGAGCAGGGAAGTTCGGTTACTGCTGCTGTTGCTTCAAGGTCTGTAGAAAGTGCACAAAGCTTTGCGGATGAATTCGGCTTTGAAAAGGCTTACGGCAGCTATGAGGAGCTGGCACATGATGAAAGCATAGATATAGTATATATCGCTACGCCTATGCACAGGCATTATGATGATACCATGCTGTGTCTTGAAAACGGCAGGAACGTGCTTTGCGAAAAGAGCATAGCCCTGAACACAAAGCAGGCTGAGGCTATGTTCGCGAAAGCCGAAGAAAAAGGACTGTTCCTTATGGAAGCAATGTGGATGAAGATGCGTCCTGCCTACCTTAAAGTTAGGCAGTGGATAAAAGAGGGGCGCATTGGCGATATCCGCTACATCAAGGCGGATTTCAACAACTTTATCCCCTTTGATAAGAATGACAGGCTCTTCAAGCCCGAATGCGGCGACGGAGCTCTGCTTGACCTCGGCGTGTATCCTATAACCTTTGCTGTGTCACTTATGGGCGAACCGAGTAGTATCGAGACCCATGCGCACATCAGCGGCGGTATCGACCTTTCAAACAGTGTGACACTGCTGTATCCCGACGGCGCATACGCATCTACCACATCGGGATTTGAGATACAGAACCGCAACAACGCTGTCATCGTGGGTGATAAGGGCAGTATCATCATGGGCGACTGGTTCTTCTGCTCACCCGAATGTACACTGTACGATGCCGAAAGCAGACAGATAGAGGACAGGCTATTCCCGCCCGAGATAAACGGCTACGAATACGAGATAAGAGAAGCCGAGAAATGTCTTGCAGAGGGACTTAAAACCAGCAAAGCTGTTCCACCCGAAGACACCCTCAGCATCATGCGCATAATGGACGAATGCCGCAGTAAATGGGGCTTAAAGTTCCCGCAGGAAGTCTAG
- the htpG gene encoding molecular chaperone HtpG, producing the protein METKQFKAESKRLLDMMINSIYTHKEIFLREIISNASDAIDKLYFKSLTDTSVGLNKDDFAIQIKADKEAKTLTVEDNGIGMTEEELENNLGTIAQSGSLAFKTDNDLGEDVDIIGQFGVGFYSTFMVAKEVRVLTKAYGSDKAFLWKSNGVDGYTIEPAEKETAGTVITMVLKEDTEDEKYSEYCETWRIQQLVKKYSDYIRFPIKMDVEHSNYAEEGEEPTTTIETETLNSMTPIWKKNKSELTDEDYNKFYSEKFMDYQEPIAHIHSKNEGIATYDALLYIPSKAPFDYYSKDYEKGLQLFSSGVLIMDKCADLLPDWFSFVKGVVDSEDLSLNISREMLQQDRQVKIIAKNVEKSIKNELAKLLKNDREKYEKFFEVFGLQFKFGIYQSYGAAIDTLKDLLLFKSTFEDGKSVTLKEYVSRMKEDQKYIYYACGETKERIDKLPQIEKIKDMGYEVLYMTQDVDDFCLKVMLNYDGKTFKSISDADVDLDTEEEKEEVKKLDEENKDMFAFMQETIADKVNKVRLSKKLKSHPVCLSSDGGMISIEMEKVLNAMPQNDANRVKADKALEINPNHEIFGRLQKLYAEDKDTLKDYTKLLYDQALLIEGLSIDDPVEFANLVCKLMVQ; encoded by the coding sequence ATGGAAACCAAGCAGTTCAAAGCGGAGTCCAAAAGACTTCTGGATATGATGATAAACTCCATCTATACTCACAAGGAGATATTCCTGAGAGAGATAATCTCCAATGCCAGCGATGCTATCGACAAGCTGTATTTCAAGTCCCTGACCGATACGAGCGTAGGTCTCAACAAGGACGATTTTGCTATACAGATAAAGGCTGACAAGGAAGCCAAGACCCTTACTGTCGAGGATAACGGTATCGGTATGACAGAGGAAGAGCTGGAGAACAATCTGGGTACTATCGCACAGTCGGGCTCTCTTGCATTCAAGACAGACAACGACCTCGGTGAGGACGTTGATATCATCGGACAGTTCGGTGTAGGTTTCTATTCCACTTTCATGGTTGCCAAGGAAGTTCGCGTGCTGACAAAGGCTTATGGCAGCGACAAGGCTTTCCTGTGGAAGTCCAACGGCGTTGACGGCTACACCATCGAGCCTGCTGAGAAGGAGACTGCGGGCACTGTCATCACTATGGTGCTGAAAGAAGATACCGAGGACGAGAAGTATTCAGAGTACTGCGAGACATGGCGCATACAGCAGCTGGTCAAGAAATATTCCGACTATATCCGTTTCCCTATAAAGATGGACGTTGAGCATTCCAACTATGCTGAGGAGGGCGAGGAGCCTACCACCACCATTGAGACAGAGACTCTCAACAGCATGACACCTATCTGGAAGAAGAACAAGAGCGAGCTGACCGATGAGGATTACAACAAGTTCTACTCCGAAAAGTTCATGGATTATCAGGAGCCTATCGCTCACATACATTCCAAGAACGAGGGTATTGCTACCTATGATGCTCTGCTGTACATTCCTTCAAAGGCGCCTTTCGATTACTATTCAAAGGATTACGAAAAGGGTCTCCAGCTGTTCTCCAGCGGCGTGCTGATAATGGACAAGTGTGCAGACCTTCTGCCTGACTGGTTCAGTTTTGTAAAGGGTGTTGTTGACAGTGAAGACCTTTCACTGAACATTTCCCGTGAGATGCTGCAGCAGGACAGACAGGTCAAGATAATCGCAAAGAACGTTGAGAAGTCCATAAAGAACGAGCTGGCAAAGCTGCTGAAGAACGACCGTGAGAAGTATGAGAAGTTCTTTGAGGTATTCGGTCTCCAGTTCAAGTTCGGCATTTATCAGAGCTACGGTGCTGCCATAGATACCCTGAAAGACCTGCTTCTGTTCAAGTCCACCTTTGAGGACGGCAAGAGCGTAACTCTGAAAGAGTACGTATCCAGAATGAAAGAAGATCAGAAGTACATCTACTATGCCTGCGGCGAGACCAAGGAGCGTATAGACAAGCTGCCCCAGATCGAGAAGATCAAGGACATGGGCTATGAGGTTCTCTACATGACTCAGGACGTTGATGACTTCTGCCTGAAGGTAATGCTGAACTATGACGGCAAGACATTCAAGTCCATAAGCGATGCCGATGTTGATCTCGACACCGAGGAGGAGAAGGAAGAAGTCAAGAAGCTGGACGAGGAGAACAAGGATATGTTCGCCTTCATGCAGGAAACTATCGCTGACAAGGTAAACAAGGTACGTCTTTCCAAGAAGCTGAAATCTCACCCTGTATGCCTTTCCAGTGACGGCGGCATGATATCCATTGAGATGGAGAAGGTGCTCAACGCTATGCCCCAGAACGACGCTAACCGCGTAAAGGCAGACAAGGCACTGGAGATCAACCCCAATCACGAGATATTCGGCAGATTGCAGAAGCTGTATGCTGAGGACAAGGACACCCTGAAAGATTACACCAAGCTGCTGTACGATCAGGCACTGCTGATAGAGGGTCTTTCCATTGATGACCCCGTTGAGTTCGCAAACCTGGTATGCAAGCTCATGGTTCAGTAA
- a CDS encoding cache domain-containing protein yields MRSLKKRLNTTFAFLTAVILLVIAMISEITLVFTVNSQQANETGSSRLELVSRELEHNINDARGKAMRFAVTAQNVLDDRDELEELVKSYKEDMFRETEGSCYNAYVAGEDWFFIPDLTDTDDYDVTRRNWYRGALQCSGGSYVSDPYIDAATGDICYTVSVMLADGKTVAALDYNMDSIRRHISKMYSDGKNEAVIVTEKGIIAGCSDENIVGKDLLEQLPEYGGIFSLAKSSDGSVHVRQKGSNLFAVRSEFGWYLIVSEDNWSLYRRSYIQMLVMIGISLIVFIMLAVMYLSSERKAKHARTMLKNNEDFLGSLTTGLQEPLHRMIAAASPENLRNSENYEKDFESIREAGLKLNEMIGKIVSYNSIVKKENTDKHKRSKTAGLMIGVRFRRLIVIALMLVFIMSMYVNTTSTIRWGRSQMNEELDTYTQRLSSWVSTEKSVLDMFCSMISTEPEIVHDYDAAVKKLDDITSQYSDISASYIVNPEWEHPVIMNSGWEPDEKWHVEDRAWYKELTSGEENWCISAPYYDEASGLYCVTFAEKVFDAHTGKTIGCFGIDFYMDKLVELLGSSYSGDGYAFITDSDGIIISHPYGSYRLSENNSTNVAELSYVAADPDSSNVSIISDFDGKLRAAIASTQKESGFTVYVMKNVLSVYSSVLVYGSICVFVLLGCTVTVYILMNNLIQLQNRANRQLKESADAAIAADEAKSTFLAQMSHEIRTPINVVLGMNEMIIRECKDNDIKEYALNIQSAGHTLLSLINSILDFSKIEDGKMEIIPAAYWTASLINDLVTSVASRAADKELKFIVNADPYLPAKLIGDDMRIKQVISNLLTNAVKYTEKGSITLTVRTESFSEEEIMLYVEVGDTGIGIREEDMSALFESFRRLDEQRNKSIEGTGLGMSIVTKLLKMMNSELHVESIYGVGSTFWFSLPQKISDPSPMGDYTHRIQSKDRNNGKHIYAPEANLLVVDDNEMNIKVAVSLLKIFGIVPDTAPSGYMALSLIREKHYDMILLDHMMPGMDGIATLKRICDEGMREADTTMIALTANAVVGARETYLQAGFDDYLSKPIDSGLLEKILQKYLPSEKVSMVDDNAPTQDDTIKDRFTLTELQKICSLYSGINPVVGLEYCMNSKEFYLDTLEGYAEADRLIQIKAAFIQKRWDDYRVDVHAVKSASLTIGAQMLSERAKALEFAARDGDTEYIMRNHEAFTEEYAKCLVGVNAILDTFSGNNDK; encoded by the coding sequence GTGAGATCATTGAAAAAACGACTGAACACAACATTCGCTTTCCTGACAGCTGTAATACTGCTGGTGATAGCTATGATATCCGAAATAACCCTCGTGTTCACCGTAAACTCTCAGCAGGCGAACGAAACAGGCAGCAGCAGGCTGGAACTTGTCAGCCGTGAACTCGAACATAACATAAATGATGCCCGCGGAAAAGCTATGCGCTTCGCTGTGACCGCACAGAATGTACTGGATGACCGTGATGAATTGGAAGAACTCGTTAAAAGCTACAAGGAAGATATGTTCCGCGAGACCGAAGGAAGCTGTTATAATGCCTATGTGGCAGGCGAAGACTGGTTCTTCATCCCCGATCTCACCGACACCGATGATTATGATGTAACGAGAAGAAACTGGTACCGCGGCGCTTTGCAGTGCAGCGGCGGATCATATGTTTCCGACCCGTATATAGATGCTGCCACAGGAGATATATGCTATACGGTATCCGTGATGCTCGCTGACGGCAAAACCGTCGCAGCGCTGGACTACAATATGGACAGCATTCGCAGACACATATCCAAAATGTATTCAGACGGCAAAAATGAAGCTGTGATAGTCACCGAAAAAGGCATAATCGCAGGCTGCAGCGATGAAAATATAGTCGGTAAGGACTTGCTTGAACAGCTGCCCGAATACGGCGGCATATTCTCACTTGCCAAAAGCAGCGACGGCTCTGTGCACGTAAGACAGAAGGGCAGCAACCTGTTTGCTGTGCGTTCGGAGTTCGGCTGGTACCTTATTGTATCAGAGGATAACTGGTCACTCTACCGCAGATCGTATATCCAGATGCTTGTAATGATAGGCATATCACTGATAGTATTCATCATGCTTGCGGTGATGTACCTTTCAAGCGAACGCAAAGCAAAACACGCCAGAACTATGCTGAAAAACAACGAGGATTTTCTCGGGAGCCTGACAACAGGACTGCAGGAACCGCTCCACAGGATGATAGCAGCGGCAAGCCCAGAGAACCTCAGGAACTCCGAAAACTACGAGAAGGATTTCGAGAGCATACGCGAAGCAGGGCTGAAGCTCAACGAGATGATAGGAAAGATAGTTTCCTATAACAGTATAGTAAAAAAAGAAAACACAGATAAGCACAAGCGCAGCAAAACTGCAGGGCTTATGATAGGTGTGCGCTTCAGGCGGCTTATCGTCATCGCACTGATGCTGGTATTTATAATGAGTATGTATGTGAATACCACCTCCACCATCAGGTGGGGAAGGTCACAGATGAACGAGGAGCTCGACACCTACACCCAGCGTCTTTCCTCATGGGTCAGCACCGAAAAAAGCGTGCTTGATATGTTCTGCTCCATGATATCCACCGAGCCTGAGATAGTACATGACTACGATGCTGCTGTAAAGAAGCTGGATGATATCACCTCGCAGTACAGCGATATATCCGCCAGCTATATCGTCAACCCCGAATGGGAGCATCCCGTTATCATGAACAGCGGCTGGGAGCCTGACGAAAAATGGCACGTAGAAGACAGAGCATGGTATAAAGAGCTGACATCAGGAGAGGAAAACTGGTGTATATCCGCACCCTATTACGATGAAGCATCAGGTCTTTACTGCGTGACCTTTGCAGAGAAGGTCTTCGATGCCCATACAGGAAAAACCATAGGCTGCTTCGGTATAGATTTTTATATGGATAAGCTGGTGGAACTGCTGGGCAGCAGCTATTCAGGGGACGGATACGCTTTCATAACCGACAGCGACGGCATTATCATAAGCCACCCCTACGGCAGCTACAGGCTCAGCGAAAATAACAGTACCAATGTGGCAGAACTCTCATACGTTGCCGCAGACCCCGACAGCAGCAACGTTTCCATAATATCCGACTTCGACGGCAAACTGCGTGCTGCTATCGCAAGCACCCAGAAAGAGTCCGGCTTTACGGTATATGTCATGAAGAATGTACTGAGCGTATACAGCAGCGTGCTGGTATACGGTTCAATATGCGTATTCGTACTGCTGGGATGTACCGTTACGGTATATATACTCATGAATAATCTTATACAATTGCAGAACAGGGCAAACCGTCAGCTCAAAGAGTCTGCCGATGCCGCTATTGCCGCAGATGAAGCCAAAAGCACATTCCTGGCACAGATGTCACACGAGATACGTACACCTATAAACGTCGTGCTTGGCATGAACGAAATGATAATCCGTGAATGCAAGGACAATGATATCAAGGAATATGCACTGAATATACAGAGCGCAGGACACACTCTCCTTTCACTGATAAACAGCATACTTGATTTCTCCAAGATAGAGGACGGTAAAATGGAGATAATACCTGCCGCCTACTGGACTGCTTCACTTATCAATGATCTTGTTACATCAGTAGCTTCAAGGGCAGCCGACAAAGAACTGAAGTTCATAGTAAATGCCGATCCTTACCTCCCTGCCAAGCTGATAGGCGATGATATGCGCATAAAACAGGTAATATCCAACCTGCTGACAAATGCTGTAAAGTATACCGAAAAAGGCAGCATCACCCTTACAGTGCGTACAGAAAGTTTCAGCGAGGAAGAGATCATGCTGTATGTTGAAGTTGGTGATACGGGCATAGGTATAAGGGAGGAGGATATGAGCGCACTGTTTGAATCCTTCCGCAGACTAGATGAACAGCGAAATAAAAGTATCGAAGGCACAGGGCTGGGTATGTCCATTGTGACAAAACTGCTGAAAATGATGAACAGTGAGCTCCATGTTGAAAGCATCTACGGCGTGGGCAGCACCTTCTGGTTCAGCCTGCCGCAGAAGATATCAGACCCCTCCCCCATGGGCGATTATACCCACAGGATCCAGTCAAAAGACAGGAATAACGGAAAACACATATATGCGCCCGAGGCAAATTTGCTGGTAGTGGATGATAACGAGATGAACATCAAGGTGGCTGTCAGCCTGCTGAAAATATTCGGCATAGTACCCGATACCGCACCCTCAGGATATATGGCGCTGTCGCTGATAAGAGAAAAACATTACGATATGATACTGCTCGATCACATGATGCCCGGCATGGACGGCATCGCGACACTGAAGCGTATATGCGACGAGGGTATGCGTGAAGCTGATACAACTATGATAGCACTTACTGCCAATGCTGTTGTCGGTGCAAGGGAGACCTATCTGCAGGCAGGTTTCGATGACTACTTATCCAAGCCCATTGACAGCGGTCTGCTGGAAAAAATACTGCAGAAGTATCTGCCTTCTGAAAAGGTGTCTATGGTAGATGATAACGCCCCGACACAGGATGACACCATAAAAGACAGATTTACTCTTACCGAGCTGCAGAAGATATGCTCTCTGTATTCGGGAATAAACCCTGTGGTGGGTCTTGAATACTGCATGAACTCAAAAGAATTCTATCTTGATACACTGGAAGGCTACGCTGAAGCTGACAGACTTATCCAGATAAAAGCTGCCTTTATCCAGAAACGGTGGGATGATTACAGGGTAGACGTACACGCAGTCAAGAGCGCTTCACTGACCATAGGTGCACAGATGCTGTCAGAAAGAGCAAAAGCCCTTGAATTTGCTGCAAGGGACGGCGACACGGAATACATCATGCGGAACCATGAAGCCTTCACCGAGGAATACGCAAAGTGTCTTGTGGGCGTTAATGCCATACTTGACACATTCAGCGGAAACAATGATAAATAA
- a CDS encoding LysR family transcriptional regulator, with amino-acid sequence MTLQQMHYALTIDKNGSMNKAADKLNISQPTLTSAMRELEKELGFEIFLRTHKGAVPTAEGAEFLRSIGLIYRQYELVCEKYSDKDMKRKFGVSTQHYSFAVNAFIETVRQFDTLEFEFAVRETETLKVIEDVGSLKSEIGVLYISNFNRRSINKLLEENELSFTELIKCKAYVYMWKGHPLAKESSLSLEQLAPYPCLFFEQNGHNSHLYAEEILSENIYPRSIKATDRAAMGELMQKLNGYTLCSGILCKEFSSEYVVVPYRDDTDNPNSIMEIGYIRKKHGSLSEIGQKYIEELKKSLELNAEENV; translated from the coding sequence ATGACCCTTCAGCAGATGCACTATGCACTGACAATAGACAAAAACGGTTCAATGAACAAAGCTGCGGACAAGCTGAATATATCCCAGCCGACCCTGACGAGCGCCATGCGTGAGCTTGAAAAGGAGCTTGGCTTTGAAATATTCCTGCGCACCCACAAAGGCGCTGTACCTACAGCAGAGGGTGCCGAGTTTCTGCGCAGCATAGGACTTATATACAGACAGTACGAGCTGGTATGCGAGAAATATTCGGATAAGGATATGAAAAGAAAATTCGGTGTATCTACCCAGCACTATTCCTTTGCGGTGAATGCATTCATTGAAACCGTAAGACAGTTCGATACACTGGAATTTGAATTTGCTGTACGTGAAACAGAAACGCTGAAAGTCATCGAGGACGTGGGCAGCCTTAAAAGTGAGATAGGTGTACTTTATATAAGCAACTTCAACCGAAGATCAATAAACAAACTCCTCGAAGAAAATGAACTGTCCTTCACGGAGCTTATAAAGTGCAAGGCTTATGTATATATGTGGAAGGGACACCCCCTTGCAAAGGAGAGTTCTCTCAGCCTTGAACAGCTTGCACCCTACCCATGCCTTTTCTTTGAACAGAACGGTCATAACAGCCACCTGTATGCCGAAGAGATACTGAGTGAGAACATATACCCCCGTTCCATAAAAGCTACCGACCGCGCTGCCATGGGCGAGCTTATGCAGAAGCTGAACGGATACACCCTGTGCTCGGGTATACTGTGCAAAGAATTCTCAAGTGAATATGTGGTAGTCCCATACCGCGATGATACCGACAACCCCAACAGCATCATGGAAATAGGCTATATACGTAAGAAACACGGCTCTCTCAGCGAGATAGGGCAGAAGTATATTGAAGAACTCAAAAAAAGTCTTGAGCTGAATGCAGAAGAAAATGTTTAG